In Oncorhynchus gorbuscha isolate QuinsamMale2020 ecotype Even-year linkage group LG02, OgorEven_v1.0, whole genome shotgun sequence, a single genomic region encodes these proteins:
- the LOC124007796 gene encoding chromosome-associated kinesin KIF4-like isoform X2 — MTKEDDKSIPVRVALRCRPLVTKEINEGCQTCLTFVPGDPQVIVGIEKAFTYDYVFDPTTEQEEVFNSAVSPLLCGLFKGYHATVLAYGQTGSGKTFSMGGTYTSAQENEPTVGVIPRVVRMIFQEREKHTDCEFSLAVSYLEIYNEDILDLLCPSVSKDKPSTINIREDPKEGIKIVGLTEREVFSANEMVGCLELGNSARTVGSTAMNAASSRSHAIFTITLEQRRGADKSDNVVSKLHLVDLAGSERQKKTKAEGDRLKEGISINRGLLSLGNVISALGDESKKGTFVPYRDSKLTRLLQDSLGGNSHTLMIACVSPADSNIEETINTLRYADRARKIKNKPVVNVDPRAAEMKRLKQQVQELQVMLLHARGGVAPVLSGTEPAENVSKILERTRALQVENNKLSRALSEAAGQTALMFERIIMTEQANEKLQSKLQELKQHAACKVDLQRVMETLEDQELKENVEVIQNLQHVILQLQDESAGLAATIEALAADCGAEGDDSPHVSGSCNEIPTDGSPSAAVDKDSTEGFTTQHALRQAQMSKELIELNNILALKEEFVRKMCQNDSHLEPMQTEHQNNIKSLQTSVGSLQKEKEDLIQVLHSAKKDVNQAKLSEQRRKRLQELEGQITDMKKKLQEQSKLLKLKESSVRSVAKLNHEIQAMKSQRVQLMRQMKEDSEKFRVWKNKKDKEVLQLKEKDRKRQFQMVKLESDFQKQANVLRRKTEEAAAANKRLKDALQKRSEVAEKRKDVHYRGLEGAAGRVKTWLLNEVEVLVSTGEARRHLQDLLEDRKILAEEISQLKQQMEAGERPSAKVRRRTLIISELESQGELEASLSKQVDNLETEINLRSAQIADLQQKVLDADNEGRLKQRWDNITTIVEAKCALKVLMSELVSAKTASSKLESDLKQEKGNMLDLQKTMCDERKVMSTMEMENQHHLVELEQMHQEKVLYLLGQLQSKERPSVEKKQEEETSKRERELLQRLKFQEDEIEKLQKLNEQNQRLLDDNEQYKKKLTLLQLASGKMMNVLPASTQSPDDSFEYIPPKPKGHRFTTTKAPLNMAINIEELEESVSESEDEDEWCPEKNERGRNRKNSNVKKPKSTGCACKGRCGNKLCRCRKGMMTCGENCQCDHEKCRNIGNQRSSTDASEVTDDGSKDSVSILQDPTAISSGDTTFFKPPCATPTKLVRKTVSVSAEEEEEEEDDDDDDDDKERNTTSLLKKKKRGLTSFQNSFFSGCTPIREES; from the exons ATGACAAAGGAGGATGATAAGTCCATCCCCGTGCGGGTTGCCCTGCGGTGTCGACCTTTGGTTACTAAAGAAATCAACGAGGGTTGCCAGACCTGTCTCACCTTCGTGCCAGGGGATCCACAG GTGATTGTTGGCATTGAAAAGGCGTTCACGTACGATTATGTTTTTGATCCTACAACTGAACAAGAGGAAGTCTTCAACAGTGCTGTTTCACCGTTGTTGTGTGGTCTTTTCAAAG GCTATCATGCTACTGTGCTTGCGTATGGTCAGACGGGTTCGGGGAAGACCTTTTCTATGGGAGGAACCTATACGTCGGCCCAAGAGAATGAGCCCACCGTCGGAGTCATCCCCAGGGTGGTCAGAATGATCTTCCAGGAAAGGGAGAAGCATACGGATTGTGAATTCTCTCTGGCAGTGTCTTACCTGGAG ATATACAATGAAGACATCCTGGACTTGCTCTGTCCATCGGTATCCAAAGATAAACCATCAACCATCAACATTCGGGAGGACCCCAAGGAAGGCATAAAG ATCGTGGGCCTGACTGAGAGGGAGGTGTTCTCTGCCAATGAGATGGTGGGCTGCTTGGAGCTGGGGAACTCAGCCCGTACTGTAGGCTCCACTGCCATGAATGCTGCCTCGTCTCGCTCCCATGCCATcttcaccatcaccctggagcaGCGCAGAGGGGCAGACAA ATCTGACAATGTGGTGTCAAAGCTACACCTGGTGGATCTGGCTGGCTCTGAGAGACAAAAGAAAACCAAAGCTGAGGGCGATCGTCTGAAGGAAG GCATCAGCATCAACCGAGGCCTGCTCTCCCTGGGCAACGTGATCAGCGCTCTGGGTGACGAGAGCAAGAAAGGCACCTTTGTTCCCTACAGAGACTCCAAACTAACCCGCCTGCTCCAGG ATTCTTTGGGAGGTAACAGCCACACCTTAATGATAGCGTGTGTCAGCCCTGCAGACTCCAACATTGAGGAGACCATCAACACGTTGCGTTACGCTGACAGAGCTCGCAAGATAAAAAACAAGCCTGTGGTCAACGTAGACCCTCGAGCTGCTGAAATGAAACGTCTGAAGCAGCAG GTCCAGGAGCTACAGGTGATGCTTCTGCATGCACGTGGTGGTGTGGCACCAGTGCTTTCTGG GACTGAGCCAGCAGAGAACGTGTCGAAGATCCTGGAGAGGACCCGTGCCCTGCAGGTTGAGAACAACAAACTGAGCCGTGCTCTGAGTGAGGCAGCAGGCCAGACTGCCCTGATGTTTGAGAGGATCATCATG ACCGAGCAAGCAAATGAAAAACTGCAAAGCAAACTGCAAGAGTTGAAACAGCATGCAGC GTGTAAAGTGGACCTGCAGAGGGTGATGGAGACTCTGGAAGACCAGGAGCTGAAGGAGAATGTGGAAGTGATCCAGAATCTGCAGCACGTCATCCTGCAGCTCCAG GATGAGAGTGCTGGCCTTGCTGCCACCATTGAGGCGTTGGCTGCAGACTGTGGGGCTGAAGGAGATGACAGCCCTCATGTGTCTGGCAGCTGCAACGAAATCCCAACTGATGGTTCACCTTCT GCTGCTGTTGACAAAGACTCTACAGAGGGCTTCACTACCCAGCATGCCTTGCGCCAGGCCCAAATGTCCAAGGAGCTGATTGAGCTCAACAACATTCTGGCTCTAAAGGAGGAGTTTGTCCGGAAGATGTGCCAGAACGACAGCCACCTGGAGCCTATGCAGACTGAACACCAG AATAACATCAAGAGTCTGCAGACATCAGTGGGCTCTctgcagaaggagaaggaggacctCATCCAGGTTCTCCACTCTGCCAAGAAGGACGTTAATCAGGCTAA GCTGAGCGAGCAGCGTAGGAAGCGTCTGCAGGAGCTGGAGGGTCAGATCACAGACATGAAGAAGAAGCTCCAGGAGCAGTCCAAGCTCCTCAAGCTCAAAGAGTCCTCTGTCCGCAGCGTGGCCAAGCTCAACCATGAGATCCAG GCTATGAAGAGTCAGCGTGTACAGCTGATGAGGCAGATGAAGGAGGACTCTGAGAAGTTCAGAGTGTGGAAGAATAAGAAGGACAAGGAGGTGCTTCAGCTCAaggagaag gACCGTAAACGTCAGTTTCAGATGGTGAAGCTTGAGAGTGACTTCCAGAAGCAGGCTAATGTCCTGCGCCGTAAAACTGAGGAG GCTGCAGCAGCCAATAAGCGTCTGAAGGATGCCCTGCAGAAGAGGAGTGAGGTGGCCGAGAAACGAAAGGACGTCCATtacagagggctggagggagcaGCCGGGAGAGTGAAG acCTGGCTCCTGAACGAAGTGGAGGTGCTGGTGAGCACAGGGGAGGCGCGGCGCCACCTGCAGGACCTGCTGGAGGACAGGAAAATCCTGGCAGAGGAGATCTCCCAGCTCAAACAGCAGATGGAGGCAGGGGAGCGGCCCTCTGCCAAAGTCAGG CGTCGGACCCTCATCATCTCCGAGCTGGAGAGCCAGGGAGAGCTGGAGGCATCTCTCAGTAAACAGGTGGACAACCTGGAGACGGAGATAAACCTCAG GAGTGCCCAGATAGCTGACCTACAACAGAAGGTCCTGGACGCAGACAATGAGGGGCGCTTGAAGCAACGCTGGGACAACATCACTACTATAGTGGAGGCCAAGTGTGCCCTCAAGGTCCTCATGTCAGAG TTGGTGTCTGCCAAAACGGCCAGTTCTAAGCTGGAGAGTGACCTGAAGCAAGAGAAGGGCAACATGCTGGACCTGCAGAAGACTATGTGTGATGAGAGGAAAGTGATGTCCACCATGGAAATGGAGAACCAGCACCACCTGGTGGAGCTTGAGCAGATGCACCAGGAGAAGGTCCTGTACCTCCTGGGTCAGCTACAGAGCAAAGAGAGACCGTCTGTGGAGAAAAAGCAGGAGGAGGAGACTTCCAAACGGGAGAGGGAGCTTCTGCAGCGCCTCAAGTTCCAG GAGGATGAGATTGAAAAGCTGCAGAAATTGAATGAGCAAAACCAGAGGCTGTTGGATGACAATGAACAATACAAAAAG AAACTAACACTGCTCCAGTTGGCCAGTGGGAAAATGATGAACGTCCTGCCAGCATCCACTCAGTCCCCAGACGACTCCTTTGAGTACATCCCGCCAAAG CCTAAAGGTCACCGTTTCACTACAACCAAGGCTCCCCTGAATATGGCCATCAACATTGAGGAGCTGGAGGAGTCTGTCTCCGAGTCAGAGGATGAGGATGAGTGGTGCCCTGAGAAGAATGAGAGAGGCCGTAACAGAAAGAACTCCAACGTCAAGAAACCCAAGTCAACAGGG TGTGCCTGTAAGGGTCGCTGTGGCAACAAGCTGTGCCGGTGCCGTAAGGGAATGATGACCTGTGGGGAAAACTGCCAATGTGACCATGAGAAGTGTCGTAACATCGGCAACCAGAGGTCCAGTACA GACGCTAGCGAAGTCACAGATGATGGGTCCAAAGATTCGGTTTCTATTCTTCAAGACCCCACAGCCATTAGCTCTGGGGATACCACGTTCTTTAAACCACCCTGTGCCACTCCCACCAAG CTTGTGAGgaagactgtctctgtttctgctgaagaggaggaggaggaggaagatgatgatgatgatgatgatgataaagagAGGAACACAACCAGCTTATTGAAGAAGAAGAAACGAGGCCTTACTAGCTTCCAGAACAGCTTTTTCTCTGGATGTACGCCCATCAGGGAAGAGTCTTGA
- the LOC124007796 gene encoding chromosome-associated kinesin KIF4-like isoform X1 has product MTKEDDKSIPVRVALRCRPLVTKEINEGCQTCLTFVPGDPQVIVGIEKAFTYDYVFDPTTEQEEVFNSAVSPLLCGLFKGYHATVLAYGQTGSGKTFSMGGTYTSAQENEPTVGVIPRVVRMIFQEREKHTDCEFSLAVSYLEIYNEDILDLLCPSVSKDKPSTINIREDPKEGIKIVGLTEREVFSANEMVGCLELGNSARTVGSTAMNAASSRSHAIFTITLEQRRGADKSDNVVSKLHLVDLAGSERQKKTKAEGDRLKEGISINRGLLSLGNVISALGDESKKGTFVPYRDSKLTRLLQDSLGGNSHTLMIACVSPADSNIEETINTLRYADRARKIKNKPVVNVDPRAAEMKRLKQQVQELQVMLLHARGGVAPVLSGTEPAENVSKILERTRALQVENNKLSRALSEAAGQTALMFERIIMTEQANEKLQSKLQELKQHAACKVDLQRVMETLEDQELKENVEVIQNLQHVILQLQDESAGLAATIEALAADCGAEGDDSPHVSGSCNEIPTDGSPSAAVDKDSTEGFTTQHALRQAQMSKELIELNNILALKEEFVRKMCQNDSHLEPMQTEHQNNIKSLQTSVGSLQKEKEDLIQVLHSAKKDVNQAKLSEQRRKRLQELEGQITDMKKKLQEQSKLLKLKESSVRSVAKLNHEIQAMKSQRVQLMRQMKEDSEKFRVWKNKKDKEVLQLKEKDRKRQFQMVKLESDFQKQANVLRRKTEEAAAANKRLKDALQKRSEVAEKRKDVHYRGLEGAAGRVKTWLLNEVEVLVSTGEARRHLQDLLEDRKILAEEISQLKQQMEAGERPSAKVRRRTLIISELESQGELEASLSKQVDNLETEINLRSAQIADLQQKVLDADNEGRLKQRWDNITTIVEAKCALKVLMSELVSAKTASSKLESDLKQEKGNMLDLQKTMCDERKVMSTMEMENQHHLVELEQMHQEKVLYLLGQLQSKERPSVEKKQEEETSKRERELLQRLKFQEDEIEKLQKLNEQNQRLLDDNEQYKKKLTLLQLASGKMMNVLPASTQSPDDSFEYIPPKPKGHRFTTTKAPLNMAINIEELEESVSESEDEDEWCPEKNERGRNRKNSNVKKPKSTGCACKGRCGNKLCRCRKGMMTCGENCQCDHEKCRNIGNQRSSTQDASEVTDDGSKDSVSILQDPTAISSGDTTFFKPPCATPTKLVRKTVSVSAEEEEEEEDDDDDDDDKERNTTSLLKKKKRGLTSFQNSFFSGCTPIREES; this is encoded by the exons ATGACAAAGGAGGATGATAAGTCCATCCCCGTGCGGGTTGCCCTGCGGTGTCGACCTTTGGTTACTAAAGAAATCAACGAGGGTTGCCAGACCTGTCTCACCTTCGTGCCAGGGGATCCACAG GTGATTGTTGGCATTGAAAAGGCGTTCACGTACGATTATGTTTTTGATCCTACAACTGAACAAGAGGAAGTCTTCAACAGTGCTGTTTCACCGTTGTTGTGTGGTCTTTTCAAAG GCTATCATGCTACTGTGCTTGCGTATGGTCAGACGGGTTCGGGGAAGACCTTTTCTATGGGAGGAACCTATACGTCGGCCCAAGAGAATGAGCCCACCGTCGGAGTCATCCCCAGGGTGGTCAGAATGATCTTCCAGGAAAGGGAGAAGCATACGGATTGTGAATTCTCTCTGGCAGTGTCTTACCTGGAG ATATACAATGAAGACATCCTGGACTTGCTCTGTCCATCGGTATCCAAAGATAAACCATCAACCATCAACATTCGGGAGGACCCCAAGGAAGGCATAAAG ATCGTGGGCCTGACTGAGAGGGAGGTGTTCTCTGCCAATGAGATGGTGGGCTGCTTGGAGCTGGGGAACTCAGCCCGTACTGTAGGCTCCACTGCCATGAATGCTGCCTCGTCTCGCTCCCATGCCATcttcaccatcaccctggagcaGCGCAGAGGGGCAGACAA ATCTGACAATGTGGTGTCAAAGCTACACCTGGTGGATCTGGCTGGCTCTGAGAGACAAAAGAAAACCAAAGCTGAGGGCGATCGTCTGAAGGAAG GCATCAGCATCAACCGAGGCCTGCTCTCCCTGGGCAACGTGATCAGCGCTCTGGGTGACGAGAGCAAGAAAGGCACCTTTGTTCCCTACAGAGACTCCAAACTAACCCGCCTGCTCCAGG ATTCTTTGGGAGGTAACAGCCACACCTTAATGATAGCGTGTGTCAGCCCTGCAGACTCCAACATTGAGGAGACCATCAACACGTTGCGTTACGCTGACAGAGCTCGCAAGATAAAAAACAAGCCTGTGGTCAACGTAGACCCTCGAGCTGCTGAAATGAAACGTCTGAAGCAGCAG GTCCAGGAGCTACAGGTGATGCTTCTGCATGCACGTGGTGGTGTGGCACCAGTGCTTTCTGG GACTGAGCCAGCAGAGAACGTGTCGAAGATCCTGGAGAGGACCCGTGCCCTGCAGGTTGAGAACAACAAACTGAGCCGTGCTCTGAGTGAGGCAGCAGGCCAGACTGCCCTGATGTTTGAGAGGATCATCATG ACCGAGCAAGCAAATGAAAAACTGCAAAGCAAACTGCAAGAGTTGAAACAGCATGCAGC GTGTAAAGTGGACCTGCAGAGGGTGATGGAGACTCTGGAAGACCAGGAGCTGAAGGAGAATGTGGAAGTGATCCAGAATCTGCAGCACGTCATCCTGCAGCTCCAG GATGAGAGTGCTGGCCTTGCTGCCACCATTGAGGCGTTGGCTGCAGACTGTGGGGCTGAAGGAGATGACAGCCCTCATGTGTCTGGCAGCTGCAACGAAATCCCAACTGATGGTTCACCTTCT GCTGCTGTTGACAAAGACTCTACAGAGGGCTTCACTACCCAGCATGCCTTGCGCCAGGCCCAAATGTCCAAGGAGCTGATTGAGCTCAACAACATTCTGGCTCTAAAGGAGGAGTTTGTCCGGAAGATGTGCCAGAACGACAGCCACCTGGAGCCTATGCAGACTGAACACCAG AATAACATCAAGAGTCTGCAGACATCAGTGGGCTCTctgcagaaggagaaggaggacctCATCCAGGTTCTCCACTCTGCCAAGAAGGACGTTAATCAGGCTAA GCTGAGCGAGCAGCGTAGGAAGCGTCTGCAGGAGCTGGAGGGTCAGATCACAGACATGAAGAAGAAGCTCCAGGAGCAGTCCAAGCTCCTCAAGCTCAAAGAGTCCTCTGTCCGCAGCGTGGCCAAGCTCAACCATGAGATCCAG GCTATGAAGAGTCAGCGTGTACAGCTGATGAGGCAGATGAAGGAGGACTCTGAGAAGTTCAGAGTGTGGAAGAATAAGAAGGACAAGGAGGTGCTTCAGCTCAaggagaag gACCGTAAACGTCAGTTTCAGATGGTGAAGCTTGAGAGTGACTTCCAGAAGCAGGCTAATGTCCTGCGCCGTAAAACTGAGGAG GCTGCAGCAGCCAATAAGCGTCTGAAGGATGCCCTGCAGAAGAGGAGTGAGGTGGCCGAGAAACGAAAGGACGTCCATtacagagggctggagggagcaGCCGGGAGAGTGAAG acCTGGCTCCTGAACGAAGTGGAGGTGCTGGTGAGCACAGGGGAGGCGCGGCGCCACCTGCAGGACCTGCTGGAGGACAGGAAAATCCTGGCAGAGGAGATCTCCCAGCTCAAACAGCAGATGGAGGCAGGGGAGCGGCCCTCTGCCAAAGTCAGG CGTCGGACCCTCATCATCTCCGAGCTGGAGAGCCAGGGAGAGCTGGAGGCATCTCTCAGTAAACAGGTGGACAACCTGGAGACGGAGATAAACCTCAG GAGTGCCCAGATAGCTGACCTACAACAGAAGGTCCTGGACGCAGACAATGAGGGGCGCTTGAAGCAACGCTGGGACAACATCACTACTATAGTGGAGGCCAAGTGTGCCCTCAAGGTCCTCATGTCAGAG TTGGTGTCTGCCAAAACGGCCAGTTCTAAGCTGGAGAGTGACCTGAAGCAAGAGAAGGGCAACATGCTGGACCTGCAGAAGACTATGTGTGATGAGAGGAAAGTGATGTCCACCATGGAAATGGAGAACCAGCACCACCTGGTGGAGCTTGAGCAGATGCACCAGGAGAAGGTCCTGTACCTCCTGGGTCAGCTACAGAGCAAAGAGAGACCGTCTGTGGAGAAAAAGCAGGAGGAGGAGACTTCCAAACGGGAGAGGGAGCTTCTGCAGCGCCTCAAGTTCCAG GAGGATGAGATTGAAAAGCTGCAGAAATTGAATGAGCAAAACCAGAGGCTGTTGGATGACAATGAACAATACAAAAAG AAACTAACACTGCTCCAGTTGGCCAGTGGGAAAATGATGAACGTCCTGCCAGCATCCACTCAGTCCCCAGACGACTCCTTTGAGTACATCCCGCCAAAG CCTAAAGGTCACCGTTTCACTACAACCAAGGCTCCCCTGAATATGGCCATCAACATTGAGGAGCTGGAGGAGTCTGTCTCCGAGTCAGAGGATGAGGATGAGTGGTGCCCTGAGAAGAATGAGAGAGGCCGTAACAGAAAGAACTCCAACGTCAAGAAACCCAAGTCAACAGGG TGTGCCTGTAAGGGTCGCTGTGGCAACAAGCTGTGCCGGTGCCGTAAGGGAATGATGACCTGTGGGGAAAACTGCCAATGTGACCATGAGAAGTGTCGTAACATCGGCAACCAGAGGTCCAGTACA CAGGACGCTAGCGAAGTCACAGATGATGGGTCCAAAGATTCGGTTTCTATTCTTCAAGACCCCACAGCCATTAGCTCTGGGGATACCACGTTCTTTAAACCACCCTGTGCCACTCCCACCAAG CTTGTGAGgaagactgtctctgtttctgctgaagaggaggaggaggaggaagatgatgatgatgatgatgatgataaagagAGGAACACAACCAGCTTATTGAAGAAGAAGAAACGAGGCCTTACTAGCTTCCAGAACAGCTTTTTCTCTGGATGTACGCCCATCAGGGAAGAGTCTTGA